The genomic region GGCGCAGTCTTGAGGGCGGTTTTGAGCGCGTCCATGACGATTGAAGCCAGCGCCGCCTCGCCCGCATCGGTCGCCTGCAGGAAGCCGCTGGGCGGCGGAGCTACCTTGGCGCTGCCAAAGCGCACAACGGGCGGCGTGCCTTCCGCGATGAGTTCTGACCCGATGGTCAGGCGCGCCCAGCCCTCACGCGCCAGCAGCTCCCCGCCCGTCAGCCGGTCATCCAGCGTGACCGCGCCTTTGCGCGCCACATGCACGTCGAGGCCCGGATCAGTTGCGGTGACCGAGATCGTCGCGGTGTCGAACTTTGGTGTGAGAACGGCCATGGCCAGTTCACGCAAGGCCGGGAAGGATTTGCGGATACGCGCCTCGGCTATCGGACAGTCATTCGTGTCGGCGATGGCCTGCCCTGCCCGCTCGGTGAAGCCCAAGAGCAGGCGCGTGCCCATCTTGCGCGCATGCAGGGCGACCCTGCGGCGGCCCGCACCGCCCGCCTCGACGAGCGGCAACAGCTCAGGCGTCAGCCCCTCGCGCTCCAGCGCATCGGCGATCAGATCACGCTTCCATGCGCGATAGGCATCGCCCTGCCAGTGCTGCAGCGAACAGCCTCCGCATTTTTCTGCGACGGAACAGAAAGGTTCAATGCGTTCATGGGAAGTGGTCAGGCGTTCACGTATCCTCCCGCGTTCGCCCCGCGCCACGATATCAGCGGTCTCTTCGGGCAGAAGGCCGGGTACGAATACCGATCCGCCGGTTTCCGGATCCGGGCAGATGGAATCACCGCGCGCGCCTATGGCACGGGCGGTCACGCGCAGCGCGCGTTCGGGCACGGCCCTGCCGGGCGAAGATGAACGGGAACGGCGCTTCATGGCGGTGCGTTTGCACTCCTGCAGGCCGTATCGTCAAGCGCCACGCGGTAAATCGCGCGCCGGACAAACCTGAAGCAATCGTTCATGTCCGGCTCAGCTAGCTATTGTTACCGTCTGGTTAATTGCCCGATTATGGCCTCTTGAAACCAAGGAGGAAGCCCGATGGCGACCGGAAAACTGACTGTCTCGGTAGCAGCGATTGCACTGATGACCGCCTTCGCTGCGCCCGGCGAACTGCCCTTCATTCCGTCGGCGGAAGCAGCCAATGCTGTCAGCCTTGAAACCGAAGCCCAGCAACGCGACGGCCGCCGGGGCGGTCAGGAGAGCCGCGGCGGACGCCGCGGTGGTGGTCAGGAAAGCCGTGGCGGACGCCGGGGTGGCGGCAGCGAGAGCCGTGGCCAGCGTGGTGGCGGTGGCCGCGAGAGCAGCTGGCAGGGCCGCCAGCAATCGCGCCAATCCGCGCCTCAGCAACGGCCGCAGTCCACGCCCAGCCGTCCGTCCCGGCCTGCCCCCAGCCGTCCAATAGTCTCCGAATCTGAACTGCGCCAGTCTGCACCCCGCGGACGCAATATGGCCACTGGCCAGCCTGCACCCAGCCGGACCTCGAGCACTACACAGCCTGCGCCCCGGCGTGACGCGCAGGCCAGCCGTCCGGCTAGTCGACCGGCCACACAGTCGGCTCCGCAGCGAAGCTCTGCACCCCAGCGCCCGGCTGCCCGGCAGCAGGCGCAACGCCAGCAATGGCAGGGCCGGCGCGGTGATAGCGACCGCCGCGCCCAGTTCGAGCAGCGCCGCCAGCAGGCACAGCGCGGCCAGAGCCAGCAAAGCCGCCCGCAAGGCCGCCCCGACCGCCGCGACTGGCAGGACCGCAGACAGGCCCAACGCCAAAGCCGGCCGCAAGGCCAGTGGCAAAACCGTCCGCAGGGCAGTGCACGGCCGCAAGGGCGCCCGCAAGGCCAGTGGCAAAACCGTCCGCAGCGTCACGCGCGGCCAAACTACCGCCACCGCCACTATAATGTGCGCTATTCCCGCTCGAACGCGGTGCGTGCGCCTGCGGTCTATCACAATCATTACTATGTGAACCGGTATGGCCGCCGGAATGTGCGCTGGACGCCGCCCGTGCGGATCGTCCACCACCATGTTCATTATTCCGGGTGGAACTATCATCCCCGCTATCACTCCAGCTATGGCCGCGCGAACTTCTACTACACCGATGGCGTGTGCCGCCCCAGCGGTGGCAATGTTGCCGCTGGCGCGCTGGTCGGTGCCCTGCTCGGTGCTGCGGTTTCGGACGGTGATGCCGGCGCGCTTCTGGCCGGTGGCCTGATCGGGGGCGGTCTGGGTGCGGCCCTGAGCAGCTGTGACCGTGGCCAGTATCACTACGCCACGCACTACGCCTTCTCCACGGGCAACCCGTATTACTGGCACAACCCGTATTCAGGTGTACGCGGTGTCGTCTACGCCCGCGACTTCCACACCTGGAGCAATCAGCGCTGCCGCTGGGGCGACGCGGAGATCTTCCTGCCCAATGGCGAGGTTGCCTATGACCGCGTGCGTATGTGTCAGGACCAGCACGGCTACTGGCAGGTCGCACGGGTTCAGTAACCTTCGCGATCCGGGACGACGCGTAAACCGCCTCGCCGCTCATCGGCGGGGCGGTTTTCGTTCATGTTGCGCTCATCGCCGGTCTGGCAGGGTAGGCCCATATTCAAGGACCAGGCACGAAAGGAGCCCCTTGCGATGAAACATGTTCTGAAGAGTTCGGCCATCGTTGCCGCAGCGCTTGCGGCCCCGCTGGCTCTCGCCCCTGCCGCGCAGGCACAACAGACCTACGCCGAATGCATCTCCCAGCAGCGCAATCAGCAGGTGACAGGCGCGGTTGTCGGCGGTCTTCTGGGCGCAGTGCTTGGCGCGCAGATTCATAATTCCAACGAATCGGCACGGCGCGACCGCCACTATCAGAACCAGGCCCACAATCATCGCGGCTGGCGCGGCCATCGGGGGCATCGCGGACATCGCGGCCAACAGCAGTATCAGCGCCGCTCCAATGATGGTGCCGTGATCGCCGGTGCGGGCCTTGGCGCACTGGCAGGCGGCGCGATGGGCAGTGTCGGCAGCCGGTGTGACCATCTGCCCGGCGGCCCGCGCCCGCAAGTGGGCTACCAGCAGCCCCAATATGGCCAGCAGCAATACGGTTACAGCCAGCAAAGCTATGGGCAGCAGGGCCATGACCCGTATTACGACGATTACGGCTATCAGGATAACAGCCAGCTGGCTGGCGGGCCGGGCTATGACCCCTATGCCTACCAGCCCCACGGCACCCAGCCCCACTATCCGGCCCAGCAGGTGAACCAGAATTGCCGCCAGGTGCAGATCACCGGCCGGTATGAATGGGTCTGTCAGGGCCC from Glycocaulis abyssi harbors:
- a CDS encoding class I SAM-dependent RNA methyltransferase — encoded protein: MKRRSRSSSPGRAVPERALRVTARAIGARGDSICPDPETGGSVFVPGLLPEETADIVARGERGRIRERLTTSHERIEPFCSVAEKCGGCSLQHWQGDAYRAWKRDLIADALEREGLTPELLPLVEAGGAGRRRVALHARKMGTRLLLGFTERAGQAIADTNDCPIAEARIRKSFPALRELAMAVLTPKFDTATISVTATDPGLDVHVARKGAVTLDDRLTGGELLAREGWARLTIGSELIAEGTPPVVRFGSAKVAPPPSGFLQATDAGEAALASIVMDALKTALKTAPKEARGVIDLYAGSGAFALRMASLAPVRAVEGEAAPLAALDHAARHTPGLKPVSVLQRDLALEPLSIRELTGAAMAVVDPPRAGAKEQMELLAGSGVPVIVSISCNPATFARDAAILVRAGYRMGPVTPVDQFVHTAHVECAAVFTKGA